In Oryzias melastigma strain HK-1 linkage group LG16, ASM292280v2, whole genome shotgun sequence, a single genomic region encodes these proteins:
- the LOC112144017 gene encoding uncharacterized protein LOC112144017 yields the protein MPRNIEAMLGSCVVIPCTFDYYRYPPRRPGRIVWYQYVRHGYPVVYDGWNPNEVIRIFRGKTSLASSQYGKTCSLEIYPVTWSHHRQTIYPWVDPENVGRSTYRFFDTTVTIDVEDRAKAPEIMISGNMKVGESVTVQCSVDHTCPSYPPSLRLSFSSLSYTPQTRTSTQGTKTTLVSTVVLERDHQSVECTVRHLGGITAKATKTFNAQCSFFPLTIRSSSSEFLEGIQSKVTCTASYTCSQHNPVISWSYSGMPVSTETKRVGGKTMWNTISTLSLKTSSNDHGKTLWCTAKFSQGQTQQARITMYVKRSMFSLGWTFSTPKSITGLKGSCVIIPCKFTYNSGIPPNLQLIWYLYQDSGYPAVFDQRGGTVVSKFSGKTSSFGSTAGGNCSLKINSLELSQNLVRLYPWIDKNPITSYHSSGHSFYEKTTQLLVSEHAKNPQISINSIPRVGEQSSVSCNAEYTCFSAPPTLSIAGIPGTGTIKDSLVSDGIWKRTLEQTWNVEEDSSVTCTVSYPSGQKATGQQPLNVECPYDDIKISEKLISATEGVAKSIICSVTYKCKKNTPHIDWNYEDMQNTIRISKLSKHSYSIESNLTFIGSLDDDGKSLTCTAQFTSGKTSDSALLNITKYVKPPDAPYKIHGFDTAHRLAAEVPFRLRALTRSCVVIPCTFWDNEHIPMTRGIWAKRDGGIVFHNGRSHVMDHFRDRTKIVGDLSEKSCSLEIDDIKPFDNGPFCFHAERGNEKYTFNNSCVFIVMKASPEKPVITGVPAEVDAGLALTVSCSVTHTCPSHSPEISWSVPHTSSEVSDSLMSGGIWQRTSTIRFIVAPGDGVKNLTCTATFWREKKGVTTAALTVQGTLKYKMRTYAPAVVPVLLLLLILVAVLGVFIYRKRKQAANQQKPPPRPEKRHGVKPFFYHSSKTTHKA from the exons ATGCCAAGAAATATTGAAGCAATGTTGGGTTCCTGCGTTGTCATCCCTTGTACCTTTGACTACTATCGGTACCCACCTCGGAGACCAGGTCGCATTGTTTGGTACCAGTATGTAAGACACGGATATCCTGTGGTTTATGACGGTTGGAATCCAAATGAAGTCATTCGCATATTCAGAGGAAAAACGAGTTTAGCATCTTCTCAGTATGGGAAGACATGTAGCCTGGAGATCTACCCAGTGACCTGGAGTCATCACAGACAGACCATTTACCCTTGGGTCGACCCAGAGAATGTTGGGAGAAGCACCTACCGGTTCTTTGATACAACTGTAACCATTGACGTTGAGG acagGGCAAAGGCACCAGAGATCATGATCAGTGGAAACATGAAGGTTGGAGAAAGTGTGACAGTGCAATGCTCAGTTGATCATACTTGTCCCTCCTATCCTCCTAGTTTGAGGCTCAGCTTCTCGTCGCTTAGCTACACTCCACAGACTAGGACCTCGACTCAGGGTACTAAAACTACCTTGGTATCAACTGTGGTACTAGAGAGAGATCACCAAAGTGTGGAGTGCACTGTCAGACACTTAGGTGGCATCACGGCAAAAGCGACAAAAACGTTTAATGCACAAT GCTCATTTTTTCCACTGACCATCAGGTCATCCTCAAGTGAATTTTTGGAGGGAATTCAAAGCAAAGTGACCTGCACTGCCTCATACACATGCTCTCAACACAATCCAGTTATATCATGGAGCTACTCGGGAATGCCCGTGTCCACTGAAACTAAGAGGGTGGGAGGGAAAACTATGTGGAATACTATTTCAACTCTGTCTCTTAAAACCTCATCTAATGATCATGGAAAAACTCTGTGGTGTACTGCAAAATTCTCTCAAGGGCAGACCCAGCAGGCAAGGATCACCATGTATGTTAAAA GGAGTATGTTTTCCTTGGGTTGGACTTTCTCTACTCCGAAAAGCATCACTGGACTCAAAGGATCGTGTGTCATTATTCCTTGCAAGTTCACCTACAATAGTGGCATACCCCCAAACCTCCAACTGATTTGGTACTTGTACCAGGACTCTGGCTATCCAGCAGTTTTTGACCAAAGAGGAGGAACAGTTGTCAGTAAATTTAGTGGTAAAACAAGCTCATTTGGATCTACAGCTGGTGGAAATTGTAGTCTGAAAATTAACAGCCTTGAGTTATCACAAAACTTAGTGAGACTCTACCCATGGATTGACAAGAACCCAATCACTTCATACCACTCTTCAGGCCactctttttatgaaaaaaccACTCAACTTCTGGTATCAG AACATgcaaaaaatccacaaatatcCATCAATAGCATCCCGAGAGTAGGAGAACAGAGCAGTGTGTCCTGCAACGCGGAATACACCTGTTTTTCAGCTCCTCCCACCTTATCTATTGCTGGAATACCTGGAACCGGCACCATCAAAGACTCACTGGTATCGGATGGGATTTGGAAAAGAACACTGGAGCAAACTTGGAATGTAGAAGAAGACAGTAGTGTGACATGTACAGTAAGCTATCCCAGTGGTCAGAAAGCCACTGGACAGCAGCCGCTTAATGTCGAAT GTCCATATGATGACATAaagatttctgaaaaactgatcaGTGCAACAGAAGGAGTGGCAAAGAGCATCATCTGTTCTGTAACCTacaagtgcaaaaaaaatacacctcATATTGATTGGAACTACGAAGACATGCAAAATACAATAAGAATTTCGAAGCTCTCCAAACACTCTTACAGTATAGAATCTAATCTGACATTTATTGGGTCTTTGGATGATGACGGAAAATCGTTGACGTGCACCGCACAATTTACCTCTGGGAAGACCTCAGACTCTGCACTTCTTAATATAACAA aatATGTAAAACCCCCAGACGCTCCCTACAAGATCCATGGATTTGACA CGGCCCACCGGTTAGCTGCTGAGGTCCCTTTCAGGCTCCGCGCCCTGACTCGCTCCTGTGTTGTGATCCCGTGCACTTTCTGGGACAATGAACATATACCCATGACCCGTGGCATCTGGGCAAAAAGGGATGGGGGCATCGTCTTCCACAATGGTCGAAGCCACGTCATGGACCATTTTAGGGACCGAACCAAAATTGTTGGGGATCTGAGTGAAAAAAGCTGCTCTTTGGAGATCGACGACATCAAACCCTTTGACAATGGACCTTTCTGTTTTCACGCAGAGAGAGGGAACGAGAAGTACACATTCAACAACAGTTGTGTGTTTATTGTTATGAAAG CTTCCCCAGAAAAGCCAGTGATTACCGGAGTTCCAGCTGAAGTGGATGCCGGTTTGGCTTTGACTGTCTCATGCTCTGTTACACACACATGTCCATCACATTCCCCAGAAATTTCATGGAGTGTCCCCCACACCTCTAGTGAGGTCTCAGATTCCTTGATGTCTGGAGGCATCTGGCAAAGGACGTCAACCATCCGCTTTATAGTTGCTCCAGGGGATGGGGTGAAAAATCTAACCTGTACTGCCACCTTCTGGCGTGAAAAGAAAGGAGTCACTACAGCCGCTCTAACTGTTCAAG GGACTCTAAAGTACAAAATGAGAACCTATGCCCCAGCGGTCGTTCCAGTGTTACTGTTACTCCTCATACTGGTTGCAGTTTTGGGGGTGTTTATCTACAGGAAAAG AAAACAGGCTGCAAACCAACAGAAACCACCACCTCGACCAGAGAAAAGGCATGGAGTTAAACCTTTCTTCTACCATAGTTCAAAAACAACTCATAAGGCATAA